The Emys orbicularis isolate rEmyOrb1 chromosome 9, rEmyOrb1.hap1, whole genome shotgun sequence genomic sequence aagatcttacctgtattcagtttgattagacatagatttgcacattttattttattttgcttggtgacttactttgttctgtctgttactacttggaaccacttaaatcctactttctgtatttaataaaatcactttttacttattatttaactcagagtatgtattaatacctgggggagcaaacaattgtgcatatctctctatcagtgttatagagggcaaacaatttatgagtttacccagtataagctttatacagggtaaaacggatttatttgggtttagaccccattgggagttgggcatctgagtgttaaaggcagtaacacttctgtaagctgctttcaggtaaacctgcagctttggggcaagtaattcagaccctgggtctttgttggagcagacaggagtgtctggctcagcaaggcagggtgctggggtcccgagctggcaggggtTTGTGATAAATATGTATTAACGAATCAGACAGATGGGGTATGGATGCTTTCTGCAAAGCCTCCGTTTGTAGGAGATTTAAGTTCTGAACCAGTAACAATGTTTCTGACCTTtaagacataagaacggccaaactgggtcaaaccagtggtccatctagcccagtatcctgtctccgacCGTGGCCAGTACTAGAGTTTAATGGAGTTAAAGCTGGGCCTATGATTCTCTTTTCTGAGGCAAAGCATAGTTCTGTCTGCTTAACACTTCCTATTTTTGCCAAATCACAGAGCATCTAAATGTGCAGGAGAAAAGCTACACAGTAGATATGAAGTGAATTGATGCTAATGTGGTAGCCAACAACAATGGAGGTTTACTCTATTTTAAAGCTACGGCTGAAAAACAGTGAGTGAGTCTTATTTTAAAAGAAGTTTGTCTCTTCCTACAGGATCTGGTAGCACAGATATATGACAACCACCCCTGGTTAGTAGCGACCAAAGTCGCAGAGAGATCCAGCATCACCAAAAGGAACCCAAACTAATGCCAACAGGAGATTATTCATGACCCCAACCAGAATGGTCACAGCTACAAAGGAAGATTCCAGCCCAGGTTCAAACCTTTCTTGGTTGGTGAGCCCAGGTTCAGGCCTTTCTTTGGTGGTCCTCTACTGCAGATGCACCTGGACATCAATGAGGAGCAGAAAAGCCACCACTTTCTTGCTCACCTTCCTAGAAAGGGAAGGTTAAAGTGAATGGTGATTGGCATGCACTTTGGTGTCAAAAGGGGATGACTGGCTTTAAGCAGCCAGGCCACATAGGGACAGAAACCTAGGACACCCCGCCCCGAATGCACACAGAATCAATACAAGAATGTTAGCTCTGTGGCATCAACAGCAGCTCATGGCTCTCTGCAGTCTCCATGGCCAGGACTGTGCAAAGCTGAGCCTCAATGTACCTGATTTCTACATGGCTGCAATGTGGAGTTGCCACACACTGTGCTGTCCGCGGCTTTGCAAACTGTGCAGGAGTAGACTCACAACTCCCAGCTGGCACCGGGCTTCTTTTTGCCCATGGTATCCCaagtgaaatcaaaatgaaaatcgTGACCAGCCAATCCCTGCCTGATTGGTGTGTCAGTGTTCAAAAGCAGCCAATCACATTACTTGATATCACCTGTTCTGACTACACACTGTCCTTGATGATACATAGACAACACCTCCCCCGACTAAGCACATCCTGTCAATGCAACAGCAAATCAAACCTGCAATGGCTATGAATCTCAGCCCTAATTGTGACTAATGGCCCAGGAGATGCACATTTAATGCATCCCTGACATTGCAATCTTTAACCCTCACTTATTTTAATTCTCTGGATTGCAGCAGGGGAGCAAGAACAGATGCAAACATGCAGTTTTTGTGTATATAAGGATCTCTCCCTTCTAAATAAAGTTGCTAAGGAATTAGTGCCAGCTACATTGTAGCAAACTAAGGAAGGGATGGGAAATCCCGTTGAATATTTACCTATTTATGTTTACATTGCTGTGTTTTCAGAGTTGTTCTTTCAACCCTAGCCCCCTGAAATGCTGGCTAAGAGTTTTTGAGGTTTGTGCATCCTGACTGGAGCATTTGGAGCATTGCCATTAGCTATTGGGCACATCCCAAGGCCTGTTTTACACATCCATCTTGGCAGTGCTTCCAGGACTCAATTTTTGTGGTTATTTCTGGTTGGGGTGACTCTAGGGTCACCAAGATCTCGTTCTGCTGTGGAAGCTCCAGTGTCTGTTCTTTGTGCCTGGGATATACACCTGCACTCTTAAGAGGTACAAGCACTTGTGTGAAATGGATGTAAGTGGTCTGATTAGCAAGACTAAGTTTCCTGCTGCATTAACACCCTTTTGTTGACTTAGAAGCTCGCAACACCAACAGTTTCTGAACCAGGGCTCATTTCCTGAGTTTGAAAGTTATTTGCCTCTGAGGCCATAGTGGATCATGGACCGCGGGAGTTATGTTGACTGGGGGTAGATCAGGCAAATGATACACTGAAAGGTGCTTGAAGAGGAACCATGCCAACTCAGGAATCTCTGTGAACCCCTTCCACCCACTCACCTTCAGGTCTTTCAACACTGCTTCTACAGCAgcggtgagcaaactttttggcctgaggaccacatcgggcttccaaaactgtatggagggccaggtagggaaggctgtgcctccccaaacagcctagccccctcccacttcctgcccccctcagagccccccctgctccttgttccctgaccgacccctccacccctaactgcccccccaggaccccatcccctgtccaactcccctgctccctagctgccccaacccctatccacacccccactcccgacaggtcccctgggactcccacacctatccaacccccccgttcctcatcccctgaccaccacccccagaacctctgccccatccaactgccccctgtccaccccccaggacctcctgccccctatcctccaacccccctgctccctgtccccttaccatgccactcagagcaccaggactcacAGCTGCACTGCCCGGCCAAAGCCAGCCCCGCTGCCACGCAGTCTAGAGCACCAGGGCAGGCCAGCAGCtcttgcagctgtgctgcccagcaggagcttgcagtcccccccccacccgagcGCTGGCAGCACAGCCATCTGAGGCtgcgagggggggagggggggaacagcaggagaggggccaggggctagcctccctggccaggagctcaagggctgggcaggagggtccgaCAGGCCAGGAGTGGCTGGCAGgctatagtttgcccacctctgttctacagGGTAAGTTTAGAAGCAGCTATGCAGCATCTTTCCTATTTAGAAATGTGCTTCGTTGGAGTGGGAGCCAGCAACAGGCCAGTTTAGGTAGCAAGTTACTGAACTAGGGCAGCATGGTAACCGCTTTCCCATACAGCTGACTAGGCTTTCTTACACCTTAGCCATAATCTGTGGTTGGCAGGTGACCTCAGTAATTAAGAGCATCCTAGGATCTTCTGTTCAGATGATTCCTACATGGTGAGCAGAGGTGCCTCTTTTCACCCACCCTTTGTGTGCACtagcttttctttttctccttaagTTCACCCACACTTGGTAGCaaccagtggcacagctgcacaaCTAGTAACAGGGATAGGAACACCAGCATACACTTATAGACCTGCTCTGAACTTTCCACCAGGCAACAGTGGCAAAACACCAACCTCCACTCTGttacagccaccacagtttcTGCTGCTGGTTGAGCTGCAACAGTGGGAGGTTTGTAAATGCCAGTAGAGgcacagcaattaaacagtccTACACATGGTCTGGGAAGAGTCAAACCACCCGCTGACAGGCAATACCAGAGCCCTGCTAGCGCTTGAGCTTCCCCACCATCTGGGGACTCTTAAAACACAAATGTTTTATAAGGACTACAAAGCAGCTGCTGAAAGTCTCAGCAAGTGGCACCCCTTTTCCCCAGGCAAGCATTAGGGAAGACATTCTAGGACTACTTAATCAGACAGTGAGAACAGGCCAGAAGCTGTCCAGTGCTTATGTCTTTTATTTATGCTGGATGGAAGAGTTTTCTTTTGAGGGAGGCATACATTGCTCCTTAGCCCCTTATTCCATCAGTTTATAGGTATTGAGATAGGACTGTAAGGAACTCTTTCGGTAAGAGCTCTCTgccctttctcctctcccacctcacaggaaAAGAAGGGTAATTTGCTACACATTCAACAGCACACCCCTGTAGGCAACTACTGCATATTCTAGTCCATAGTGTCAGCATGAATGAGTTTTTTACTAGTGTTTTAACCCTCCATCTGCACTAGGACACCCAGAGTTATGAGCCTTCTACACAGCAGTACTGGTTCTACCATGTCCAGGCCACGGGAGATGGGCCCAAATCTTCCCATTGGTTAGCTGTTTCACACAAGAGAACAGCTGTAAGGTCACATGCTAGGGAACAATTTTAAATGATATctactgcactggtgcagctcttAAGAGCCAATTGTTAGCAGTCTTTAGAGCACAGATGTCAGATACCCAGCTTGTGAGCACCAACCAATAAGACTCCACAGAGCATAGACCAGGCTGGCCTACTCCAGCTTTGTTAAACACCTGTGCTTTTGGCTCAAGAGATTCCAACCCTGATGCCCACCCCATCAAACAGGACCCAGAAGTGCCTGATTCCAGCCTCAGTAATAGCAGAAAGTTCAGTGGTTTCAGCAGTATCCTGGCTCTCTATTGGCAAATGCTCTAGCAGCACCCAGGTAACTTTACAAACACTTGTAGTAGTAATGGCTACTGGGGACAGATGATTCAGAGCAGGCTGCTTGTAGGAAGAGGAAATCCAGAGGCTTAATGTGCAAAGTCATCACATAGTTGGGACCCGTTAGCAAAACTGGCAGAGAAGCCTAGTACTGGAATAGCAGGTCTTTGACAGAGTTGTGTGGGAAGTAGACACAACTTCTGCTTATTCTGTACTTTTGAGTTTCTTAGGGAAGCTACTTACATCAAGATGTTCAATATGCCTCTGTAGTGTCAAGCATTTCCCCCAAATGCACCAAGATGAAATACTAAAACAGCAAGATGACCCCCACCCCTTTTGATGCCAGGGGTGTTTATCCCTGAAGGCAGATGGCAACATCAGTATTTCATTGCTGCTCATGGGGTTAGAAGGACAAAGAAACTGGGAGCTGCTgcagattgggggtgggggagagaagtgaCCTagtcccattcccctcccacctcTGCGTCATTTGGCTTGTAGGGTGACCAGTAAAGAGCATCCCATTTACATTAAGGCcttgtataactgcatccaccccACTGGGGGGAGCAAGGTGGAGGGCTGAGTAGCTATACCAACTCTACTGTTGCATTCCTATGCAAGAGCAGCAGCCTAGCTAGCACTTTTATTCTAGTGCAACTGGATCCACACTAGGGGGATGTGCCACTAACACTGTTGGTTAAAATAATCTGACTCCTAACCAAAGTTAGTTATGTCGTTCCACAAACCATTTAAAGCCTGGCCTACAAGACTAGTTACTGGATAAGGTCACATTCTCCCTTTGAGCATTGTGGAAGcttctcaggctacgtcttcactacagggggggggggtcgctttaagatacgcaaattcagctacgcgaatagcgtagctgaattcgacgtattgcagccgacttaccccgctgtagggacggtggcaaaattgacctctgcggcttcctgtcgatggcgcttactcccaccttcgctggtggagtaagaccatcgattcggggatcgattgttgcgtcccaacgggacgcgataaatcaatccccgagaggtcgatttctacccgccgattcaggtaggtagtgtagacctagcctcagtaacATCAGCAGAATACCCTGTGAGCAGGAGTATTACATAGCCTTAAGTTTCTCTCAGCCCATGAAACAGGAGCTCAGCCCTACCCAGAGGGTGACTAACACTGACTGAGTTGTCTTTAAGCACCATAAGGAGCCTCAATATGGTTGTGGGCTAGCATTACAAGTCAAAAACATCAAGGGCAGGGATGGGAAGCACCAGCATGGAAGCAACAGAGAGCAGACTTCTCTACCATATCTCCTGCCCAAGCTCAGTTGCAGCACCAACGCCTCCTGACAGGTCAACAGCAAAACAAGCTGAAGAGCCAGGAAAGAAGCCTGGAGTCCTTAAGTAGatcattatattttttttatttttataataaactTTTCACTTTATTTCAAGGAAGACAAAAAATTGTGACTGAGGCTGCAGAAACACCATTGTGAGCAAATATGCCAGACAGACCCAGGTCAGTAGGCCAAAGGCCAAATCAGAAGAATttcacccccctctccccgcacACCACATAGCAGAAGGGGTCTCTGTACCCAGGAGCTCCCATAGCCCTCTgcttccctcttctcctccctcattGCATTAGAGCAAGATCAGTGCTGTAAACAGGAGGGGGCCAAGCAGAAAAGGTGGGGTTGGGTCAGGCTACTGATGGATTCTGAAAGGACTATGCTTCATTCCTCCACCTGCCAAAGCAGCTGGCACAGTGGGACAACAAGGTTAGAAGTTGCAGCATTTTTCTATACAGGtagatgtaatttaaaaaaaaaaaaaaaaagacagatttaATTCAAAGCAAAAAAATTAAGTGGTGGCTCTTCCTGCCATGCCATCTCCCTCTATGAAGACTTCACGCATTCCTTCTCCTGCTCGATGGCTGAAAGAGAAGAGAGTTCTATTAGCCTCTCTGCCGTAATGCTAACCCCTTCCTCAAGGGTTGGGACAATACAGCATAGCTGCTCTACCTGCAGAGACAGCCCCATATATGGCTATCATCTCTAGAGCTGCCAAGCCTTGACAGTGAGTCAATACACTAGCACCTTACAGGTCAGGCTGAGGAGCATCCAAATCCTGGGCAAGCATTGaggtaggtaggtgtgtgtgcgcTGCATAGTTTTAGAGATTTGAGttgtccttcccctccccccatatctaTCCCCCCCACCAACAGTCAGTGCTACAACAGAACATGTTTACAAGAGGACTATTCCTATGGAAAGCTTTAAGACCCAGTTTTCATGGAGTGTCCATGACAGAGGAACATTGCTGCTGCCCAGGTCAAATTGGAAAGGAGTCAGTCCTGAGAATTCACTGCTCTTCAGTGAATTCTTAACACCTAGTGAGATGGACAAGTACCATCCCATTCTGCAGATAGGAaggagaaaggtgaagtgacttgtctagACCATTCAGCCTCAAACTTAAAGCACCAGTTCTTTGCATGTAGTTAGGCAGCTGCCTACAGTACTCACTATTGTATTTGTTATTTCAAAAGACCCCACCATAGCACAGTACAGTTACCTCAGCAAACATGTCTGAAAGACCTGAACAGGTAGGCTTAAAACAGCAAAGTGCAATAAGAGCTAGAAACCCTCTTACtactaaaaatgtgttttaagatACCAACAACTTCCCCCAGCCAGAGGTGTTTGTGTCATTCTAGCTCTTGCTGAGGCTCAGATCTTatctgcagttaaaaaaaaaacaaaccaaacacaaTATTTTTTGATTGGAACAAAACCCAGACCCAAAATGCCTCAGCCTGCCAGATTCCTCAGTGATGAGATCAGCACAAGCACATCCGCTCCCACTTGACACTCCTACACAGCCAGAATTGGAAGTCTGTGTCACAACAAAATGCTAATAGGAGACCCGTGTTTTGGAGTACCAGGCTTTGGGCAGTTCTGCCAGTCCCCTTGCTTTGGGCAGTTCTGCCAGTCCCCTTGCTTTAGAACAGATTTCCTCTTCCCTTCTATCTGGACACCAGACCATTTGGACAGAGGCTCACATCACAAGAGTAACTAAAAACTTCAATTCAGCTTCTTCAGACAGTTCTTATACTTGCCAGGCCATACTTCTCGCTGGCAGAAGCGCTAGACCCAACTTAAAGCCACCAGCAGAGAACCTGGAATTCATGACATGTTGCTGTAAGGAGGTGGTCATCCATTAAGTTGTCCATGCATACAAAGATTTAGGAACCACTTAACTGCTCAGCCCACCCTCCCCCTCCAGAAAGAGGGAACTGGATACTTACTCTCCTTTGAAGGGAGTGTGTTCTTCTCCTCCGTGTTGGTCTTTTTCAGCTTCTTCTTGTCAAATTTCTCAACTTCAGAGAGGTCTGGTTTGTCACACATTTTAGCTAAATGAGTAAGATAAGCAAGTTACAACCCATCCCTGCAAGGGAAATCCCAGGTAGCATGTGCCAAGTTACACAGCCAGAACCCTCTGGGGAGAGTGACCAGATGTAAGAGTATGACCTGCCTGGCTGATGATTTCTTGTATATTAGCAAAGCACTCAGGATTCAGCTCAGACTTCAAGCAGTGATAAGGGACGGGCCTTTGAGACAGCACAGCTAGCAAGGCCACGTGTCAGAATATGGATGGAGGAAAAGCCCATAAGggagtttcattttaaaagaggCTGATTAGGACAAGAGACACCCCAACTGATTTGGGTTGGGCACCAGAGCCCTGTCTCCTATGCTTGAAGTGATAGGAGCCTAATACAAAGAGATCTACTCCTAATAGTGAAGAACTACACTGTTCTCTGAGACAGGAGCAGAGCCAGATCGGCATTATCCTCCCCTTTATCAatacctgcctcttccccaacctaCGTGGTAGAGAAGCAGAACCTTCCATCACCCACCACTCCTGCCAGTCTACACATCTAGAGACCCAGCCAAGTGTCCTCTGCTCTCCATTCAGCCTCACAGCCTAGGTTACAGCCAAGTGCTCCTACAGGACAGGAGTGCCTGAGCAATGCCACctagctcccccagcccagcttaTGTCTCTCTGCCGAGCCAACATTTACACCCGTTGTAAGGATTAGTGTCTCCATCAATGCATAAAAACCCACTGCCCAGCTTCCCTCCCATTAGCCGCGGCTGCAGCCGCCCAGACAGGGACCCCAAAGACTCCGCGGTGCTCCACGGGGGGCAGTGGGGCGGAGCTCGCCGCCCCCCTAGCGCAGGGAGCagtgctgtgggga encodes the following:
- the LOC135883638 gene encoding thymosin beta-15A homolog; the protein is MCDKPDLSEVEKFDKKKLKKTNTEEKNTLPSKETIEQEKECVKSS